In Nitrosophilus alvini, the following are encoded in one genomic region:
- a CDS encoding D-alanine--D-alanine ligase produces MKIAIVFGGQSFEHEISIVSAIALKDIIKENELQFIFLDAGREFYLIPESEMKSKLFSSKDYKKYPNLFLKNGGFYQKGLLKEKKVEADVVLNLVHGGDGEDGKLASLFEFFSIPYIGPRIEGSVISFNKLFTKMFAKEKGVKILPYQLISKNGERKIEFDLPVIIKPLRLGSSIGVSVVKDEKGLDFALDVAFEFDEEVLVEPFIEGVKEYNLAGCKGEDFLFSMVEEPQKAEFLDFEKKYLDFARTKQVLKADIAQSLEDELKKVFKKIYLPLFEGALIRCDFFVIDNEVYLNEINPIPGSMANYLFEDFENVILNLAQNLPKQKNIEVEYRYIHTIQKAKGK; encoded by the coding sequence ATGAAAATCGCGATAGTTTTTGGCGGACAGAGTTTTGAACACGAAATAAGCATAGTCAGTGCAATTGCTTTGAAAGATATCATAAAAGAAAACGAGCTTCAATTTATCTTTTTGGATGCCGGGAGGGAGTTTTATCTCATTCCGGAAAGTGAAATGAAATCAAAGCTTTTTAGCAGCAAAGATTATAAAAAGTATCCGAATCTCTTTTTGAAAAATGGCGGCTTTTACCAAAAAGGGCTTCTTAAAGAGAAAAAAGTTGAAGCAGATGTAGTGCTCAATCTCGTCCACGGAGGAGATGGCGAAGACGGCAAACTTGCCTCACTGTTCGAATTTTTCTCGATCCCTTATATAGGCCCCAGAATTGAGGGAAGCGTTATCAGTTTCAATAAGCTTTTTACAAAAATGTTTGCCAAAGAGAAAGGCGTAAAAATATTGCCATATCAATTAATATCAAAAAATGGTGAAAGAAAGATCGAGTTTGATCTGCCTGTAATCATAAAGCCTCTCAGACTCGGAAGCTCTATCGGAGTCAGTGTTGTAAAAGATGAAAAAGGGCTTGATTTCGCATTGGATGTGGCGTTTGAGTTTGACGAAGAGGTGCTTGTTGAGCCCTTTATAGAAGGTGTCAAGGAGTACAACCTTGCAGGATGCAAAGGAGAGGATTTTCTGTTTTCAATGGTAGAAGAACCGCAAAAAGCCGAGTTTCTGGACTTTGAAAAAAAATATCTTGACTTTGCCAGAACCAAGCAGGTTTTGAAGGCCGATATTGCACAGTCTCTGGAAGATGAACTGAAAAAAGTGTTTAAAAAAATATATTTGCCTCTTTTTGAAGGGGCCTTGATAAGATGTGATTTTTTTGTTATTGACAACGAAGTGTATCTAAATGAGATAAATCCGATTCCCGGCAGTATGGCGAATTATCTTTTTGAAGACTTTGAAAATGTCATATTAAATCTGGCCCAGAATCTGCCAAAACAAAAAAATATTGAAGTTGAGTACAGGTATATACATACCATTCAGAAAGCGAAAGGTAAGTAG